The following are from one region of the Capsicum annuum cultivar UCD-10X-F1 chromosome 1, UCD10Xv1.1, whole genome shotgun sequence genome:
- the LOC107868144 gene encoding uncharacterized protein LOC107868144 — MARWDQILSLPVQSPPTLEFSSAELVWSKVEGWRDNIDRVALIPFARVDDFVRGESANKECPTRFHVEARRRRPAETTYKPKVDGILEYILYWCSFGPDDHRKGGIVRPSRNTYVPKKKPSGRPNTKRGCTCHFIVKRLIAEPSVALIIYNQDKHVDKKGLPCHGPQDKKSAGTRAMYAPYISEDLRLRIMSLLYVGVSVETIMQRHNESVEKQGGPCNRDDLLTHRYVRRQERSIRRSTYELDTDDAVSVSMWVENHQNQVFFYENFSDSDPFILGIQTEWQLQQLIRFGNHGLLVSDSKFGTNKLKYPIHSLVVFNSDNKAIPVAWIITPRCASGDTLRWMRALYNRVHMKDPKWKLAGFIVDDPLADILAIREVFQCSVLICFWRVRRAWHKSLIKKCSELETCAAIAKRLGQAVHRICKGDGTADLFEEFMEDFVDVADFLDYFKAIWYPRLGLWTSALRTLPLASQETCSSMEYYHNQLKLRLLNEKDKSVYQRADWLVDKLGTTVHSYFWLDEYSGKDDFARYWKDEWMSGLTAWQKSLQIPDSDVLVEGEYSKVVDQEDRHQVHVIWNPASEYALCDCNWAKMGNLCEHILKSIKYLRDKGSITPSVSMFQYMQALVDMLHCPPHDSLIRDHALSLAVWVQKQLNAQLGPGSGQSKRQALQLTASTRGVELVNASNRTHTLTDAVDDLAELQHSSSATGNLSSRQVDRVATENGTLTDMSHAVGHPSVEMQTSPLSISACASQLFSLDGITSANVFSDNGGVMIGEELDITKNLPCTDTSFANLDGFQDGGLGQS; from the exons ATGGCTAGATGGGATCAAATTCTTTCCCTTCCTGTTCAGAGCCCCCCGACTTTGGAGTTTTCTTCTGCTGAACTTGTGTGGTCTAAGGTAGAAGGTTGGCGTGATAACATAGACAGAGTTGCTCTCATTCCGTTCGCTAGAGTAGATGACTTTGTTAGGGGTGAATCTGCTAATAAAGAATGTCCAACAAGATTTCATGTTGAAGCTCGGAGACGTCGGCCTGCGGAGACGACTTACAAGCCTAAAGTTGATGGCATCCTTGAATATATTCT GTACTGGTGCTCATTTGGCCCTGATGACCATAGAAAGGGTGGAATCGTTCGGCCGAGTAGAAACACATACGTTCCTAAGAAAAAACCTTCAGGTCGACCTAATACAAAGAGGGGATGCACCTGCCACTTTATTGTCAAACGCTTAATTGCTGAACCATCTGTAGCACTTATCATCTATAACCAAGATAAGCATGTGGATAAGAAAGGATTACCATGCCATGGCCCACAGGACAAAAAGTCTGCTGGAACACGCGCCATGTATGCTCCATACATCTCAGAGGATCTTCGTCTCCGTATTATGTCCCTGCTCTATGTTGGGGTGTCTGTGGAAACAATCATGCAGAGACACAATGAATCAGTGGAGAAACAAGGAGGTCCGTGCAACCGAGATGACCTTTTAACTCACAGGTATGTTCGGCGACAAGAGAGGAGCATACGCCGCTCTACTTATGAACTCGACACAGACGATGCAGTCAGCGTTAGTATGTGGGTTGAAAATCACCAGAATCAAGTGTTCTTTTATGAGAATTTCTCTGATTCCGACCCTTTTATTTTGGGCATTCAAACAGAATGGCAGTTGCAACAACTGATTCGATTCGGTAATCACGGCCTGCTGGTCTCTGATTCAAAGTTTGGAACTAATAAATTAAAG TATCCTATTCACAGTCTTGTTGTGTTCAACTCAGACAACAAGGCTATACCGGTGGCATGGATAATAACACCTAGATGTGCAAGTGGAGATACACTTAGATGGATGAGGGCACTATATAACAGAGTTCATATGAAAGATCCTAAGTGGAAGTTGGCTGGATTCATTGTGGATGATCCTTTAGCCGACATCCTTGCCATCAG GGAAGTGTTTCAGTGTTCTGTATTGATATGCTTTTGGCGGGTTCGTCGTGCATGGCATAAGAGTTTGATTAAGAAATGCTCAGAACTGGAGACCTGTGCTGCAATTGCAAAGAGGCTCGGCCAGGCAGTGCATCGCATCTGCAAAGGGGATGGAACTGCTgatttgtttgaagaatttatggaagATTTTGTGGATGTTGCAGACTTTTTGGACTATTTCAAGGCCATATGGTACCCGAGACTAG GGCTGTGGACTAGTGCACTGAGAACTCTTCCTCTTGCCAGCCAGGAGACATGCTCATCAATGGAGTACTATCACAACCAATTAAAGCTTAGGTTATTGAATGAGAAGGATAAAAGTGTATATCAACGTGCTGATTGGCTTGTAGATAAGCTAGGTACTACAGTGCATTCTTACTTCTGGCTTGATGAGTACTCAGGGAAGGATGATTTTGCACGATACTGGAAGGATGAATGGATGAGTGGCTTAACAGCTTGGCAGAAATCTTTGCAGATCCCAGATTCGGATGTGTTAGTTGAGGGTGAATATTCAAAAGTTGTTGATCAGGAAGATCGACATCAAGTGCATGTTATTTGGAATCCAGCTTCCGAGTATGCACTTTGTGATTGTAATTGGGCAAAAATGGGGAATTTATGCGAGCATATTCTCAAAAGCATTAAATATCTACGCGACAAAGGGTCTATTACTCCATCCGTCAGTATGTTCCAATATATGCAAGCTCTGGTTGATATGTTACACTGCCCACCTCATGATTCTTTGATTCGTGATCATGCACTTTCTCTAGCTGTCTGGGTGCAGAAGCAGTTGAATGCTCAACTTGGTCCTGGAAGTGGCCAGTCGAAGCGACAAGCTCTTCAGCTGACTGCTAGCACACGTGGTGTGGAGTTGGTGAATGCAAGCAATAGAACACACACATTAACCGATGCGGTAGATGATCTGGCTGAGCTACAGCATTCGAGTTCTGCCACAGGTAATTTGAGTAGTCGCCAGGTTGATCGGGTAGCTACTGAAAATGGCACTCTCACAGATATGAGTCATGCTGTGGGACATCCTTCTGTTGAGATGCAAACTAGCCCATTATCCATCTCCGCTTGTGCGAGTCAATTGTTTTCTCTTGATGGGATCACATCAGCCAATGTGTTTTCCGATAACGGAGGTGTCATGATTGGTGAGGAACTGGATATAACAAAGAATCTTCCTTGTACAGACACATCATTTGCAAATTTAGACGGTTTTCAAGACGGAGGACTTGGACAAAGCTGA
- the LOC107868159 gene encoding mediator of RNA polymerase II transcription subunit 32 yields MDSIVEALNSAYQDFVAAAAIVLESKESSNGQKTAATDAALENFKQRWELFRVACDQAEEFVEAVKQRIGSECLVDEATGSVSAKPGQSASSGLQPISAVRLEQMSKAVRCLVIELQRGSGASSASAHPNPSAPFDARFSEDVAQ; encoded by the coding sequence ATGGACAGTATTGTAGAAGCACTGAACAGTGCATATCAAGACTTTGTTGCAGCAGCAGCTATTGTACTTGAATCAAAGGAGAGTTCAAATGGTCAGAAAACAGCAGCAACTGATGCTGCATTAGAAAACTTTAAGCAACGATGGGAGTTGTTCAGGGTTGCTTGTGATCAGGCAGAGGAGTTTGTGGAAGCAGTTAAGCAAAGAATTGGCTCCGAGTGTCTTGTGGATGAGGCTACGGGCAGTGTTTCAGCGAAGCCTGGGCAATCGGCTTCAAGTGGCCTTCAACCCATTAGTGCTGTTAGGTTGGAACAGATGAGTAAAGCTGTCAGATGTCTAGTGATAGAGCTTCAACGTGGTTCTGGAGCTAGTAGTGCTTCGGCACATCCCAATCCTTCTGCTCCATTTGATGCCAGATTTTCTGAAGATGTAGCTCAATAG